The Bacillus sp. (in: firmicutes) genome has a segment encoding these proteins:
- a CDS encoding wall-associated protein translates to MAFHFGAVLVPDVIANSSKFWFSFFEGQNGKLREAPYRLAKDVATYRHTTENGYAQQVQLDDFQIYTIESDQYFNIGDRVTIKNTELIIAQATVTMKQGLLTYEYVLAPEAGIRQNLIYHPSLCGGAVEGNIIDVAKDKVRVHLSIDDAQNKDEATWFPYSTFYTAEGNSGFYWIPELGDTVQLYFPSDKEEEAVVISSVRKEGAGNPKTSDPSIKYWGTNHGKHMKMGTNDVMFTAKEGSIFLTLDTEAGIEIHSQHNVLFQAEKDLEMTG, encoded by the coding sequence ATGGCATTCCATTTTGGTGCGGTGCTTGTTCCGGATGTTATTGCTAATAGTTCAAAATTTTGGTTTAGTTTTTTTGAAGGCCAAAATGGAAAGCTACGAGAGGCTCCTTATCGTCTCGCCAAAGACGTGGCGACCTATAGGCATACAACAGAAAATGGCTATGCCCAGCAAGTGCAACTAGATGACTTTCAAATTTACACCATCGAATCTGACCAGTATTTCAACATTGGCGACCGAGTAACGATAAAGAACACGGAGCTTATCATTGCCCAAGCCACCGTCACGATGAAACAAGGCCTCCTCACCTATGAATATGTACTAGCACCAGAAGCAGGCATTCGGCAAAACTTGATTTACCATCCCTCCCTATGTGGAGGTGCGGTAGAAGGAAACATCATCGATGTTGCCAAAGACAAGGTTCGCGTCCACCTTTCGATTGATGATGCACAAAACAAAGATGAGGCCACTTGGTTTCCATACTCTACATTTTATACAGCCGAAGGGAACAGCGGTTTTTACTGGATACCAGAATTAGGAGACACCGTTCAACTTTATTTCCCAAGTGACAAGGAAGAAGAAGCGGTTGTCATCAGCTCGGTGCGGAAAGAAGGAGCTGGTAATCCAAAGACATCTGATCCTAGCATCAAGTATTGGGGAACAAACCATGGAAAACACATGAAGATGGGCACTAATGATGTAATGTTTACTGCAAAAGAAGGCTCCATCTTTCTTACACTAGATACCGAAGCAGGCATTGAAATCCATAGTCAGCATAACGTACTCTTTCAAGCTGAAAAAGACCTTGAAATGACAGGTG